In Roseisolibacter agri, a genomic segment contains:
- a CDS encoding DUF305 domain-containing protein, which yields MRSSSQRMVAAALAVIVGSLVGAGCRSAAPAGEGAPAPRPDAQPTPQMAATPEPAPAPRAETGRPRRAADVEFVHGMMAHHAQALAMTAMVPSRSRRDDLRALGQRIEVSQRDEIALMQRWLTARGERVPSVDPAHAHHMDPRQMPMAMPGMLTAAELQRLADAQGAAFDRLFLQSMIRHHEGALTMVAEYLAKPGAGQDTELFRFASDVDADQRAEIRRMRALLDAMARP from the coding sequence ATGAGGAGCTCGTCGCAACGGATGGTCGCGGCCGCGCTGGCCGTCATCGTGGGTTCCCTCGTGGGCGCCGGCTGTCGCAGCGCGGCGCCGGCGGGCGAGGGCGCGCCCGCGCCTCGGCCCGACGCGCAGCCCACGCCGCAGATGGCCGCCACGCCCGAGCCGGCGCCCGCGCCGCGTGCCGAGACCGGCCGGCCGCGCCGCGCCGCGGACGTCGAGTTCGTGCACGGGATGATGGCGCACCACGCGCAGGCGCTGGCGATGACGGCGATGGTGCCGAGCCGCAGCCGCCGCGACGACCTGCGCGCGCTCGGCCAGCGCATCGAGGTGTCGCAGCGCGACGAGATCGCGCTCATGCAGCGGTGGCTGACCGCGCGCGGCGAGCGCGTCCCGAGCGTGGACCCGGCGCACGCGCACCACATGGACCCGCGGCAGATGCCGATGGCGATGCCCGGCATGCTGACCGCGGCCGAGCTGCAGCGCCTGGCCGACGCCCAGGGCGCCGCGTTCGATCGCCTCTTCCTGCAGTCGATGATCCGCCATCACGAGGGCGCGCTGACGATGGTGGCCGAGTACCTCGCGAAGCCCGGCGCGGGGCAGGACACGGAGCTGTTCCGCTTCGCGTCCGACGTGGACGCCGACCAGCGCGCCGAGATCCGGCGCATGCGCGCGCTGCTCGACGCCATGGCCCGCCCATGA
- a CDS encoding DMT family transporter, protein MGYVWILLAAALWGTLGPAARLALRDGVEPLELGFWRALVGGALFAAHALSRRRMRVAPRDLPAFAGFALVGVALFYVSYFRAVNAGGAALAAILLYTAPAWVAIASALWLKERLTPRTAAALALTLGGVALVALGSGAKAGGVRLGGAAVAWGLVAGLAYAVYYLFGKRYFVRYEAPTVLAYALPLGALALLPAVRFALKSATTWIVLTFIAVVPTYLAYYVYGLGLRRLPATRAATVATMEPVVAAALAYLVWGEALRPLGYAGAVLVLAGVLVIATAGAPDPERHETG, encoded by the coding sequence ATGGGCTACGTCTGGATCCTCCTCGCCGCCGCGCTGTGGGGCACGCTGGGGCCGGCCGCGCGGCTCGCGCTGCGCGACGGCGTCGAGCCGCTGGAGCTGGGCTTCTGGCGCGCGCTGGTGGGCGGCGCGCTGTTCGCCGCGCACGCGCTGTCGCGCCGCCGGATGCGCGTCGCGCCGCGCGACCTGCCGGCGTTCGCGGGCTTCGCGCTGGTGGGCGTGGCGCTCTTCTACGTGTCGTACTTCCGCGCCGTGAACGCGGGCGGCGCGGCGCTGGCGGCAATCCTCCTCTACACCGCGCCGGCGTGGGTCGCGATCGCGTCGGCGCTCTGGCTGAAGGAGCGCCTCACGCCGCGCACCGCCGCCGCGCTCGCCCTGACGCTCGGCGGCGTCGCGCTCGTGGCGCTCGGCAGCGGCGCGAAGGCGGGCGGCGTGCGGCTGGGCGGCGCGGCGGTCGCGTGGGGGCTGGTCGCCGGGCTCGCGTACGCGGTCTACTACCTGTTCGGGAAGCGCTACTTCGTGCGCTACGAGGCGCCGACGGTGCTGGCGTACGCGCTGCCACTCGGCGCGCTGGCGCTGCTGCCCGCGGTGCGCTTCGCGTTGAAGAGCGCGACGACGTGGATCGTGCTCACGTTCATCGCCGTCGTGCCGACGTACCTCGCGTACTACGTGTACGGGCTCGGGCTGCGGCGGCTGCCGGCGACGCGCGCGGCGACGGTGGCCACGATGGAGCCGGTGGTGGCCGCAGCGCTCGCGTACCTCGTCTGGGGTGAGGCGCTGCGCCCGCTCGGCTACGCGGGCGCGGTGCTGGTGCTGGCGGGCGTGCTGGTCATCGCGACGGCGGGCGCGCCGGACCCTGAACGACATGAGACAGGATGA
- a CDS encoding LVIVD repeat-containing protein translates to MRFLPLARTTAVLAATLIAVDAGAQAMPVQKSVTPAAQGPDPRVGLAGGWMDAKEAIRNLQLVGHQPRPAGWFNPASMGDFGFANADLAFSGNYAFQGGYNGVQIWDLSNPASPSLKSAIVCPGGQGDVSVYRNLLFMSVEEPRGRVDCGTTAIADTASADRFRGVRIFDITDIAAPKQIASVQTCRGSHTHTLLADPKDTANLYVYVQGTSPVRPASELAGCSGRAPSEDPNTSLFRIEVIRVPLANPAAAAIVSTPRVFADSAGNVAGLWKGGSHGAGTQETAQTDQCHDITVYPELGLAAGACSGNGILLDIRDPANPKRIDEVSDPNFAYWHSATFSNDGSKLLFTDEWGGGVAPRCQATDKPEWGANAVFTLTNRKLKPAGYYKLPAAQSATENCVAHNGSLIPVPGRDIMVQAWYQGGISVFDFTNPAKPVEIAFFDRGPMDPQRLALGGYWSAYWYNGHIVGSEIGRGLDVFKLTPSELLSQNEIDAAMLVKADALNPQLQTRITWPASFVVARAYLDQLARNNGLSAARRTAVARALDGAERQQGAARRTALTTLATALDRDAATAADGAKVRMLAGAVRDLAR, encoded by the coding sequence ATGAGATTCCTTCCGTTGGCCCGCACGACCGCCGTCCTCGCTGCCACCCTCATCGCCGTCGACGCGGGCGCGCAGGCGATGCCCGTGCAGAAGTCCGTCACGCCCGCCGCGCAGGGCCCCGACCCGCGCGTCGGCCTCGCGGGCGGCTGGATGGACGCGAAGGAGGCGATCCGCAACCTGCAGCTCGTGGGGCACCAGCCGCGCCCCGCGGGCTGGTTCAACCCGGCGTCGATGGGCGACTTCGGATTCGCCAACGCGGACCTCGCGTTCAGCGGCAACTACGCGTTCCAGGGCGGCTACAACGGCGTCCAGATCTGGGACCTGAGCAATCCCGCGAGCCCGTCGCTGAAGTCCGCGATCGTCTGCCCCGGCGGCCAGGGCGACGTGTCGGTCTACCGCAACCTGCTCTTCATGTCGGTCGAGGAGCCGCGCGGCCGCGTGGACTGCGGCACGACCGCGATCGCCGACACGGCGAGCGCCGACCGCTTCCGCGGCGTCCGCATCTTCGACATCACCGACATCGCGGCGCCGAAGCAGATCGCCAGCGTGCAGACGTGCCGCGGCTCGCACACGCACACGCTGCTCGCCGACCCGAAGGACACGGCCAACCTGTACGTCTACGTGCAGGGCACGAGCCCGGTGCGTCCGGCGTCGGAGCTGGCCGGCTGCTCGGGCCGCGCGCCGAGCGAGGACCCGAACACCTCGCTCTTCCGGATCGAGGTCATCAGGGTGCCGCTCGCGAACCCGGCGGCGGCGGCGATCGTCAGCACGCCGCGCGTCTTCGCCGACTCGGCCGGCAACGTCGCGGGGCTGTGGAAGGGCGGCAGCCACGGCGCGGGCACGCAGGAGACGGCCCAGACCGACCAGTGCCACGACATCACGGTCTACCCGGAGCTGGGGCTGGCCGCGGGCGCCTGCTCGGGCAACGGCATCCTGCTCGACATCCGCGACCCGGCGAACCCGAAGCGCATCGACGAGGTGAGCGACCCGAACTTCGCCTACTGGCACTCGGCGACGTTCAGCAACGACGGCAGCAAGCTGCTGTTCACCGACGAGTGGGGCGGCGGCGTCGCGCCGCGCTGCCAGGCGACCGACAAGCCGGAGTGGGGCGCGAACGCGGTGTTCACGCTCACCAACCGCAAGCTCAAGCCGGCGGGCTACTACAAGCTCCCGGCCGCGCAGAGCGCGACCGAGAACTGCGTCGCGCACAACGGCTCGCTGATCCCGGTGCCCGGCCGCGACATCATGGTGCAGGCGTGGTACCAGGGCGGGATCTCGGTGTTCGACTTCACGAACCCCGCGAAGCCGGTCGAGATCGCGTTCTTCGACCGCGGGCCGATGGATCCGCAGCGCCTCGCCCTCGGCGGCTACTGGTCGGCGTACTGGTACAACGGGCACATCGTCGGCTCGGAGATCGGGCGCGGCCTCGACGTCTTCAAGCTGACGCCGAGCGAGCTCCTGTCGCAGAACGAGATCGACGCGGCGATGCTGGTGAAGGCCGACGCGCTGAACCCGCAGCTGCAGACGCGCATCACGTGGCCGGCGAGCTTCGTGGTGGCGCGCGCGTACCTCGACCAGCTGGCGCGCAACAACGGCCTCTCGGCGGCGCGCCGCACGGCCGTGGCCCGCGCGCTGGACGGCGCGGAGCGGCAGCAGGGCGCGGCGCGCCGCACGGCGCTGACGACCCTGGCCACGGCGCTCGACCGCGACGCGGCGACGGCCGCCGACGGCGCCAAGGTGCGGATGCTGGCGGGCGCGGTGCGCGACCTGGCGCGCTGA
- a CDS encoding glycoside hydrolase family 9 protein gives MMRHPIRTAAALFALTPLTAQAQTPAPTAVVRVNQLGYLPTGPKVAVACALDSTPLPRFRVEDARGRVVQAARPTREAGAFGPCVRTWRLDFGAVRAPGRYRVVALGAAGDTLRVASPVVKIGADVYDGAADVLLAYMRQQRSGFNPFFRDSVHKRDGLIVDDSARAGQFVNVSGGWADAADYLQYVTTSANATFVMLMAYRDHDAAFGDAHDARGLAGRNGTPDVLDEARHGLEWLLAMFPSDSLMFNQLGDDRDHAFLDLPTTDSSDYGWGRGKERPVYPCTGRPQGLLRYRNRATGLASTAGKYASAMALGARVFATRDAAFAARLRERAVAAYALGRKHPGVCQTAPGSAPYFYEEDNWVDDMELGAAQLHALTGERRYLTEAMEYARQEPVTPWMGADTARHYQWYPWHNNGHHEVWRAKGATAAERREVAAFYRRGLEAVAKRAENGFRVGIPFIWCSNNLMASLATQAHLYRRMTGDGRFRELEAAALDWLFGANPWGVSMVINLPADGTWARDPHSVVAMQFGPTSQTGGLVDGPVYRSIYQNLRGIALHEPDEYAPFNTGHIVYHDDRGDYSTNEPIMDGTANLTYLLAAMTQETRVSGAVRRR, from the coding sequence ATGATGCGCCATCCCATCCGCACCGCCGCCGCCCTGTTCGCGCTCACCCCGCTGACGGCGCAAGCGCAGACGCCCGCGCCCACCGCCGTCGTCCGCGTCAACCAGCTCGGCTACCTGCCCACCGGGCCGAAGGTCGCCGTCGCCTGCGCGCTCGACTCCACGCCGCTGCCCCGCTTCCGCGTCGAGGACGCGCGCGGGCGCGTCGTGCAGGCCGCGCGGCCCACGCGCGAGGCGGGCGCGTTCGGACCGTGCGTGCGCACGTGGCGGCTCGACTTCGGCGCGGTGCGCGCGCCCGGCCGCTACCGCGTGGTCGCGCTGGGCGCGGCCGGCGACACGCTGCGCGTCGCGTCGCCCGTCGTGAAGATCGGCGCGGACGTCTACGACGGCGCCGCCGACGTGCTGCTCGCCTACATGCGCCAGCAGCGCTCGGGCTTCAACCCGTTCTTCCGCGACTCGGTCCACAAGCGCGACGGCCTGATCGTCGACGACAGCGCGCGCGCGGGCCAGTTCGTCAACGTCAGCGGCGGGTGGGCCGACGCCGCCGACTACCTGCAGTACGTCACGACGTCCGCCAACGCGACCTTCGTGATGCTGATGGCGTACCGCGACCACGACGCGGCGTTCGGCGACGCGCACGACGCGCGCGGCCTCGCGGGCCGCAACGGCACGCCCGACGTCCTCGACGAGGCGCGGCACGGGCTCGAGTGGCTGCTCGCGATGTTCCCGAGCGACTCGCTGATGTTCAACCAGCTCGGCGACGACCGCGACCACGCGTTCCTCGACCTGCCGACGACCGACAGCTCGGACTACGGGTGGGGGCGCGGGAAGGAGCGGCCCGTGTACCCGTGCACCGGCCGGCCACAGGGGCTCCTCCGCTACAGGAACCGCGCGACGGGCCTCGCCTCCACCGCCGGCAAGTACGCCTCCGCGATGGCGCTCGGCGCGCGCGTCTTCGCCACGCGGGATGCGGCGTTCGCGGCGCGGCTGCGCGAGCGCGCCGTCGCGGCGTACGCGCTGGGTCGCAAGCATCCGGGCGTCTGCCAGACCGCGCCGGGCAGCGCGCCCTACTTCTACGAGGAGGACAACTGGGTGGACGACATGGAGCTCGGCGCCGCCCAGCTCCATGCGCTCACCGGCGAGCGCCGCTACCTCACCGAGGCGATGGAGTACGCGCGGCAGGAGCCCGTCACGCCCTGGATGGGCGCCGACACGGCGCGCCACTACCAGTGGTATCCGTGGCACAACAACGGCCATCACGAGGTGTGGCGCGCGAAGGGCGCGACGGCGGCGGAGCGGCGCGAGGTCGCGGCGTTCTACCGCCGCGGGCTGGAGGCGGTCGCGAAGCGCGCGGAGAACGGCTTCCGCGTCGGCATCCCGTTCATCTGGTGCTCGAACAACCTGATGGCGTCGCTCGCGACGCAGGCCCACCTGTACCGCCGCATGACGGGCGACGGGCGGTTCCGCGAGCTGGAGGCGGCGGCGCTCGACTGGCTGTTCGGCGCGAACCCGTGGGGCGTGTCGATGGTGATCAACCTGCCGGCCGACGGCACGTGGGCGCGCGACCCGCACTCCGTGGTGGCGATGCAGTTCGGCCCCACGTCGCAGACGGGCGGGCTGGTGGACGGGCCGGTCTACCGCTCGATCTACCAGAACCTGCGCGGCATCGCGCTGCACGAGCCGGACGAGTACGCGCCGTTCAACACCGGGCACATCGTCTACCACGACGACCGCGGCGACTACTCGACCAACGAGCCGATCATGGACGGCACCGCGAACCTCACGTACCTGCTGGCGGCGATGACGCAGGAGACTCGCGTCTCGGGGGCGGTCAGGCGTCGCTGA
- a CDS encoding histidine phosphatase family protein, which yields MSRRWPDHLWIVRHGQSAGNVARDAADAAGLHVIDIAERDVDVPLSDLGKEQSTALGRWFAAMAPDARPNTVITSPYRRARETAALVRDAGGVAPQSVGKIDERLREKEFGVLDRLTRAGIQQRFPDQAEARSRIGKFYHRPPGGESWCDVILRLRSVLDTISLHHAHEGSRVLIVAHQVIVLCFRYLIEELTEEEILAIDREGDVANCGVTHYVLAPAADGQDPGLRLAAYNFVAPLEATGTPVTASPDAPAAPR from the coding sequence ATGAGCAGACGCTGGCCCGACCACCTGTGGATCGTCCGACACGGCCAGAGCGCCGGCAACGTCGCGCGCGACGCGGCCGACGCGGCCGGGCTGCACGTCATCGACATCGCGGAGCGCGACGTGGACGTGCCGCTCAGCGACCTGGGGAAGGAGCAGTCCACGGCGCTGGGCCGCTGGTTCGCGGCGATGGCGCCGGATGCGCGGCCCAACACGGTCATCACGTCGCCCTACCGGCGCGCGCGCGAGACGGCGGCGCTGGTGCGCGACGCGGGCGGCGTCGCGCCGCAGTCGGTCGGCAAGATCGACGAGCGGCTGCGCGAGAAGGAGTTCGGCGTCCTCGACCGGCTGACGCGCGCGGGCATCCAGCAGCGCTTCCCCGACCAGGCGGAGGCGCGCAGCCGCATCGGCAAGTTCTACCACCGCCCGCCCGGCGGCGAGAGCTGGTGCGACGTCATCCTGCGGCTGCGCAGCGTCCTCGACACGATCAGTCTGCACCACGCGCACGAGGGCTCGCGCGTGCTGATCGTCGCGCACCAGGTGATCGTGCTCTGCTTCCGCTACCTGATCGAGGAGCTGACGGAGGAGGAGATCCTCGCGATCGACCGCGAGGGCGACGTCGCCAACTGCGGCGTCACGCACTACGTGCTCGCGCCCGCGGCCGACGGCCAGGACCCGGGGCTGCGCCTCGCGGCCTACAACTTCGTCGCGCCGCTGGAGGCCACGGGCACGCCGGTCACCGCGAGCCCCGACGCGCCCGCCGCACCGCGATGA
- a CDS encoding DUF2156 domain-containing protein, which translates to MTDPRWAEARALVLRNGWNATAYQILNPGMALWFAAAGDAVVGFQRHARVRVVAGAPVCPLPRLAAVADELEADARAHGERVVFFGAGTRLETILGGRADHAVVRLGAQPTWDPAGWDTIVRRKASLRAQLHRARNKGVRVVEWTPERAHDAPALRAVLHDWLATRGLPPLGFMVTPDLLGHTEDRRVFVAEREGAVVGFLVATPVPARDGWLVEQWPRVREAPNGTTHLLVDAAMRAFADAGSRYATLGLSPLSPRGANGTPVQPAWLRAALTHLRAHGKRFYNFRGLEAFKAGLEPHAWEPIYAIGQGARFTPRMLRGIAGVFGNGSPVALVARAVASAGAQELRGLARRVR; encoded by the coding sequence ATGACCGATCCGCGCTGGGCGGAGGCGCGCGCGCTCGTGCTGCGCAACGGCTGGAACGCCACCGCCTACCAGATCCTCAACCCGGGCATGGCGCTCTGGTTCGCGGCCGCGGGCGACGCGGTGGTGGGCTTCCAGCGCCACGCCCGCGTGCGCGTGGTGGCCGGCGCGCCGGTCTGCCCGCTGCCGCGCCTCGCCGCCGTCGCCGACGAGCTGGAGGCCGACGCGCGCGCGCACGGCGAGCGGGTGGTCTTCTTCGGCGCCGGCACGCGCCTGGAGACGATCCTCGGCGGACGCGCGGACCACGCGGTCGTGCGGCTCGGCGCGCAGCCGACGTGGGACCCGGCGGGCTGGGACACGATCGTGCGGCGCAAGGCGTCGCTGCGCGCACAGCTGCACCGCGCCCGCAACAAGGGCGTGCGCGTGGTCGAATGGACGCCCGAGCGCGCGCACGACGCGCCGGCGCTGCGCGCGGTCCTGCACGACTGGCTCGCCACTCGCGGCCTGCCGCCACTCGGCTTCATGGTCACACCCGATCTGCTGGGGCACACGGAGGACCGGCGGGTGTTCGTGGCGGAGCGGGAGGGAGCGGTGGTCGGGTTCCTCGTGGCGACGCCCGTGCCGGCGCGCGACGGCTGGCTGGTGGAGCAGTGGCCGCGCGTGCGCGAGGCGCCCAACGGCACGACGCACCTGCTGGTGGACGCGGCGATGCGCGCCTTCGCGGACGCGGGCTCGCGCTACGCGACGCTGGGCCTGTCGCCGCTCTCGCCGCGCGGCGCGAATGGCACGCCCGTGCAGCCGGCGTGGCTGCGCGCGGCGCTGACGCACCTGCGCGCGCACGGGAAACGCTTCTACAACTTCCGGGGGCTGGAGGCGTTCAAGGCGGGGCTCGAGCCCCACGCGTGGGAGCCGATCTACGCGATCGGGCAGGGCGCGCGCTTCACGCCGCGGATGCTGCGCGGGATCGCAGGCGTGTTCGGCAACGGCTCGCCCGTGGCGCTGGTGGCGCGCGCGGTGGCGTCGGCGGGCGCGCAGGAGCTGCGCGGGCTCGCGCGGCGGGTCCGCTAG
- a CDS encoding alpha/beta hydrolase yields MSTTHDTPTRAPAEEAPVTLADGTRVVERRWAADAGTPDAGALLLVHGLGEHARRYDHVAAAIGALGIEVRSFDQRGFGRSDGPRATLPSPDALVDDAALMYERVAMERRARGDARAPFILGHSMGGCIVARAVTGGWIRPRGMVLSSPALRPRVSRVDRWAALVGDRWLPNLRVPNRLPMHQVSHDPDVLAAVRQDAEMHDRVTPRLVAFMLAAGERAIADAVRCEVPTLLQVAGDDRFVDPAGAEAFHARLPAGVGTLKRYDALYHEIYNERPADRAVVLADLVDWLRARCAA; encoded by the coding sequence ATGTCCACCACGCACGACACGCCGACCCGCGCGCCGGCGGAGGAGGCGCCCGTCACGCTGGCCGACGGCACGCGCGTCGTCGAGCGCCGCTGGGCCGCGGACGCCGGCACGCCGGACGCGGGCGCGCTGCTGCTGGTGCACGGCCTCGGCGAGCATGCGCGGCGCTACGACCACGTGGCGGCCGCGATCGGCGCGCTCGGCATCGAGGTGCGCAGCTTCGACCAGCGCGGCTTCGGCCGCTCGGACGGGCCCCGCGCGACGCTGCCGTCGCCCGACGCGCTGGTGGACGACGCCGCGCTGATGTACGAGCGCGTGGCGATGGAGCGGCGCGCGCGCGGCGACGCGCGTGCCCCGTTCATCCTGGGCCACTCGATGGGCGGGTGCATCGTCGCGCGCGCGGTCACGGGCGGCTGGATCCGGCCGCGCGGGATGGTGCTCTCGTCGCCCGCGCTGCGCCCGCGCGTGTCACGCGTGGACCGGTGGGCGGCGCTCGTCGGCGACCGCTGGCTCCCGAACCTGCGCGTGCCCAACCGGCTGCCGATGCACCAGGTCTCGCACGATCCCGACGTCCTCGCGGCGGTGCGGCAGGACGCCGAGATGCACGACCGGGTGACGCCGCGGCTCGTGGCGTTCATGCTGGCGGCGGGCGAGCGGGCGATCGCGGACGCCGTGCGCTGCGAGGTGCCGACGCTCCTGCAGGTCGCGGGCGACGACCGCTTCGTCGATCCGGCGGGCGCGGAGGCGTTCCACGCGCGGCTGCCGGCGGGCGTGGGGACGCTGAAGCGCTACGACGCGCTGTACCACGAGATCTACAACGAGCGGCCGGCGGATCGCGCGGTGGTGCTCGCGGATCTCGTGGACTGGCTGCGCGCGCGATGCGCCGCGTAG
- a CDS encoding cation:proton antiporter: MPDDLRYVLLLFALFVVPRILQRYRLPSAITSFLLGAGVAFSGAELIPHGPTLPLLATFGIAAMFLVAGLEVNVADLRRGARVIWEHLALHAIVLLLAGVVVTLLLGIGARPAALVALALFTPSTGFILSSLPQLGVSVEEQFWIRAKAIAFELLALGILFVTLQSTSAERLVAATAALMVMTFVLPVAFRLFAARIAPVAPRSEFAFLLMLAVVAAYITKALGVYYLVGAFLVGAAAQSFREQLPALSSESLVHAVEAFASLFAPFYFFYAGTHLRPQDFPPRALLVGGGLLLVCVPLRVLLVLVHRRAAFRQPLRAGLPVALALTPTLVFSLVLAEILRDRFAAAPWLVGALIIYTAGNTLVPGFALHGRASELDVLQPDALAEADNPARRSR; encoded by the coding sequence GTGCCCGACGACCTCCGCTACGTCCTCCTCCTCTTCGCGCTGTTCGTGGTGCCGCGCATCCTGCAGCGGTACCGCCTGCCGAGCGCGATCACGAGCTTCCTGCTGGGCGCCGGGGTCGCGTTCTCGGGTGCGGAGCTGATCCCGCACGGCCCCACCCTGCCGCTGCTCGCGACCTTCGGCATCGCGGCGATGTTCCTCGTCGCCGGCCTCGAGGTCAACGTCGCCGACCTGCGGCGCGGCGCGCGCGTGATCTGGGAGCACCTCGCGCTGCACGCGATCGTCCTGCTGCTCGCGGGCGTCGTGGTGACGCTGCTGCTCGGCATCGGGGCGCGGCCGGCGGCGCTCGTCGCGCTGGCGCTGTTCACGCCGTCCACCGGCTTCATCCTCAGCTCGCTGCCGCAGCTCGGCGTCAGCGTCGAGGAGCAGTTCTGGATCCGCGCCAAGGCGATCGCGTTCGAGCTGCTGGCGCTCGGCATCCTCTTCGTGACGCTGCAGTCGACGTCGGCCGAGCGGCTGGTGGCGGCGACCGCGGCGCTCATGGTGATGACGTTCGTGCTGCCGGTCGCGTTCCGGCTGTTCGCGGCGCGCATCGCGCCCGTGGCGCCGCGCTCCGAGTTCGCCTTCCTGCTGATGCTGGCCGTCGTCGCCGCGTACATCACGAAGGCGCTCGGCGTCTACTACCTGGTGGGCGCGTTCCTCGTGGGCGCGGCGGCACAGTCGTTCCGCGAGCAGCTGCCCGCGCTGTCGTCGGAGTCGCTGGTGCACGCGGTCGAGGCGTTCGCGTCGCTGTTCGCGCCGTTCTACTTCTTCTACGCGGGCACGCACCTGCGGCCGCAGGACTTCCCGCCGCGCGCGCTGCTCGTGGGCGGCGGGCTGCTGCTGGTGTGCGTGCCGCTGCGCGTGCTGCTCGTCCTCGTGCACCGCCGGGCGGCGTTCCGGCAGCCGCTGCGCGCGGGGCTGCCGGTGGCGCTCGCCCTCACGCCGACGCTCGTCTTCTCGCTCGTGCTGGCGGAGATCCTGCGCGACCGCTTCGCCGCGGCGCCGTGGCTGGTGGGCGCGCTGATCATCTACACCGCGGGCAACACGCTCGTCCCCGGCTTCGCGCTGCACGGCCGCGCCTCGGAGCTGGACGTGCTGCAGCCCGACGCGCTGGCGGAGGCGGACAATCCGGCACGGCGCTCGCGATGA
- a CDS encoding dihydrofolate reductase family protein produces MKTQYYTASSLDGFIAGPGDSLDWLFPLGDPEETSYPTFIRDVGALAMGSATYEWMLRHVVQAEPPQPWPYPQPVWVFTSRTLPGVPGADVRFVRGDVRPVHRAMVEAAAGKNVWIVGGGDLAGQFHDAGLLDEIFVQIGSVTLGAGKPLLPRAITQPPLRLVSVRAVGTSFAELHYEVPRVVPRAPA; encoded by the coding sequence ATGAAGACGCAGTACTACACGGCCTCGAGCCTCGACGGCTTCATCGCCGGCCCCGGCGACTCGCTCGACTGGCTCTTCCCGCTCGGCGATCCCGAGGAGACGAGCTACCCGACCTTCATCCGTGACGTCGGCGCGCTCGCCATGGGCTCCGCCACGTACGAGTGGATGCTCCGCCACGTCGTGCAGGCCGAGCCGCCGCAGCCGTGGCCCTACCCGCAGCCGGTGTGGGTCTTCACGTCGCGCACGCTGCCCGGCGTGCCCGGCGCGGACGTCCGCTTCGTGCGCGGCGACGTGCGGCCCGTGCACCGCGCGATGGTGGAGGCGGCCGCGGGGAAGAACGTGTGGATCGTCGGCGGCGGCGACCTCGCGGGGCAGTTCCACGACGCGGGGCTGCTCGACGAGATCTTCGTGCAGATCGGATCGGTCACGCTCGGCGCGGGCAAGCCGCTGCTGCCGCGCGCGATCACGCAGCCGCCGCTGCGCCTGGTCTCCGTGCGCGCGGTGGGCACCAGCTTCGCGGAGCTGCACTACGAGGTGCCGCGCGTGGTGCCGCGCGCGCCCGCGTGA
- a CDS encoding NAD(P)H-hydrate dehydratase — protein MKRTPKRATTSARAVTPALLRRLPLPPLDHAGDKESRGRILAVGGCVQVPGAMLLAGVAALRAGAGKLQLATVRAAALPLGLAVPEALVVGLPTSAAGEIAGARAAAPLREHAAATDALLVGPGMTADRAAHALLAALVPRLRDDAVLVLDGAAVVALRHDEALLAPLGGRVVLTPHSGEMASLLDVARDAIEADAPEVARTAAARFGATVALKGAESWIAAPDGTLLHYRGNAVGLGTSGSGDTLAGIVAGLAARGASATTAAAWGVWAHGTAGRILARRTATVGFLARELLAEVPALVGRA, from the coding sequence ATGAAACGCACGCCGAAGCGCGCCACGACGAGCGCGCGCGCGGTCACGCCCGCGCTGCTGCGCCGCCTGCCGCTGCCGCCGCTGGACCACGCGGGCGACAAGGAGTCGCGCGGTCGCATCCTCGCCGTCGGCGGGTGCGTGCAGGTGCCAGGCGCGATGCTGCTGGCCGGCGTCGCGGCGCTGCGCGCGGGCGCGGGCAAGCTGCAGCTGGCCACCGTGCGCGCCGCCGCGCTGCCGCTGGGGCTCGCCGTACCGGAGGCGCTGGTGGTCGGCCTGCCGACGAGTGCCGCCGGCGAGATCGCGGGCGCACGCGCCGCGGCCCCGCTGCGCGAGCACGCGGCCGCCACCGACGCGCTGCTGGTGGGTCCCGGCATGACCGCCGACCGCGCGGCGCACGCGCTGCTCGCGGCGCTGGTGCCGCGGCTGCGCGACGACGCGGTGCTCGTGCTCGACGGCGCGGCGGTGGTCGCGCTCCGGCACGACGAGGCGCTGCTCGCGCCGCTCGGCGGTCGCGTGGTGCTGACGCCGCATTCGGGCGAGATGGCGTCGCTGCTCGACGTCGCGCGCGACGCGATCGAGGCCGATGCGCCGGAGGTCGCGCGCACCGCCGCCGCGCGCTTCGGTGCGACGGTCGCGCTGAAGGGGGCCGAGAGCTGGATCGCGGCCCCCGACGGCACGCTGCTGCACTACCGCGGCAACGCGGTGGGACTCGGCACCTCGGGCTCCGGGGACACGCTGGCGGGCATCGTCGCGGGGCTGGCCGCGCGCGGCGCGAGCGCGACGACGGCCGCCGCGTGGGGCGTGTGGGCGCACGGCACCGCGGGCCGCATTCTCGCGCGCCGCACGGCGACCGTGGGCTTCCTCGCCCGCGAGCTGCTGGCCGAGGTACCCGCGCTGGTGGGGCGCGCGTAG